A region of the Micromonospora sediminicola genome:
GGCCATCGGCGACGCGGTCGAGGAGCTGGCCGCCGAGGGGCCCGGCGACATCCTGGTGTTCCTCAGCGGCGAGCGGGAGATCCGGGACACCGCCGACGCGCTGGGCAAGCTGGTGCAGTCCAAGCGGTCGCTGCTCGGCACCGAGATCCTGCCGCTCTACGCCCGGCTCTCCACCGCCGAGCAGCACCGGGTCTTCGCCGCGCACAGCAACCGCCGGGTGGTGCTGGCCACCAACGTCGCGGAGACCTCGCTGACCGTGCCCGGCATCAAGTACGTGGTCGACCCGGGCACCGCCCGGATCTCCCGCTACTCCAGCCGGCTCAAGGTGCAGCGGTTGCCGATCGAACCGGTCTCGCAGGCCAGCGCCAACCAGCGCAAGGGCCGCTGCGGGCGTACCTCGGACGGCATCTGCATCCGCCTCTACGACGAGTCCGACTTCGACTCCCGCCCCGAGTTCACCGACCCGGAGATCCTGCGCACCAACCTGGCCTCGGTCATCCTCCAGATGACGTCGATCGGGCTCGGCGACGTCGCGGCGTTCCCGTTCATCGACCCGCCGGACCGGCGCAACGTCACCGACGGCGTCAACCTGCTGCACGAGCTCGGCGCGCTCGACCCGGCCGAGACCGACCCGGCGAAGCGGCTCACGCCGCTGGGCCGGCGGCTGGCCCAACTGCCGGTCGACCCCCGGCTGGCCCGGATGGTGATCGAAGGGGAACGCAACGGCTGCGCCACCGAGGTGGTGGTGATCGCCGCCGCGCTCTCCATCCAGGACCCGCGCGAACGCCCGGCCGACAAGCAGGCCCAGGCCGACCAGGCGCACGCCCGGTTCGCCGACAAGGAGTCCGACTTCGTCGCGTACCTGAACCTGTGGCGGCACCTGCGGGAGAAGCAGCGGGAGCTGTCCTCCAGCGCGTTCCGCCGGATGTGCAAGGCCGAATACCTCAACTACCTTCGGGTACGCGAGTGGCAGGACATCGTCAGCCAGCTGCGGCAGGTCCTGCGTACCTCCGACAAGGGTGAGGGCCGGCGCGGCGCCGGCGCCGACCTGCCGGAGGAGATCGACACCCCGAAGGTGCACCAGTCGCTGCTGCCCGGCCTGCTGTCGCACCTCGGCCTCAAGGACGCGCAGAAGCACGAGTACCTGGGGGCGCGGGGCGCGAAGTTCGCCATCTTCCCCGGGTCGGCGTTGTTCAAGAAGCCGCCGCGCTGGGTGATGGCCGCCGAGCTGGTGGAGACGTCCCGGCTCTGGGGCCGGGTGGCCGGGCGGGTCGAGCCGGAGTGGGTCGGGCCCCTCGCACAGCACCTGGTCAAGCGCAGCTACAGCGAGCCGCACTGGGAGAAGAAGCAGGCCGCGGTGATGGCCTACGAGAAGGTCACGCTGTACGGCATCCCGCTCGTCACCTCCCGCAAGGTGAACTTCGGGCGGATCGACCCGGTGCTGAGCCGGGAGCTGTTCATCCGGCACGCCCTGGTCGAGGGCGACTGGCAGACCCACCACCAGTTCTGGCGGGACAACCAGAAGCTGCTGACCGAGATCGAGGAGCTGGAGAACCGGGCCCGGCGCCGCGACATCCTGGTCGACGACGAGACCATCTTCGCCTTCTACGACCAGCGGATCCCCGCCGACGTGGTCTCCGGCCGGCACTTCGACTCGTGGTGGAAGAAGACCCGCCGGGAGCAGCCCGACCTGCTCACGTTCACCCGCGACCTGCTCGTCAACGACGGCCGGGGCGGGGTGGACGAGGAGGACTACCCGGACGAGTGGCGGGCCGACGGCGTCACGCTGCCGCTGACGTACACGTTCGACCCGACCGCGCCCACCGACGGCGTCACCGTGGACATCCCGCTGCCGCTGCTCAACCAGGTGCCGGCGGAGAGCTTCGACTGGCAGGTGCCGGGGCTGCGCGAGGAACTGGTCATCGCGCTGATCCGCTCGCTGCCCAAGCCGGTCCGGCGCAACTTCGTTCCGGTGCCCGACTACGCGCGGGCCGCGCTCGCCGCGATCACCCCGGGCGAGGAGCCGCTGCTGGCCGCGCTGACCCGGCAGCTGCGCCGGATGACCGGGGTGACCGTCCCGCCGGACGCGTGGGACCTGAGCCGGCTGCCGGCGCACCTGCGGGTCACCTTCCGGGTGCTCGGCGAGGACGACAAACCGGTCGCCGAGGGCAAGGACCTGCCGGCACTGCAACGCGAACTGCGGCCCAAGGTACGCCAGGTGGTCGCCGCCGCCGCGCCGGACGTGGCCCGCAGCGGGCTCACCGGGTGGACGATCGGCACGCTGCCGCGCACCGTCGAGCAGGTCCGCGCCGGCTTCGCCGTCACCGCGTACCCCGCGCTCGTGGACGAGGGCGCGACGGTCGGGGTCAAGGTGTTCGACTCCGCCGGCGAGCAGGAGGCCGCGCACTGGGCGGGCACGCGGCGACTGCTGCGGCTGACGCTGCCGTCCCCGGCGAAGTTCCTCCAGGGACGGCTGAGCAACGAGGCGAAACTGGCGCTGTCCCGCAACCCGCACGGCGGGGTGCCGGCGCTGATCGAGGACGCCACCGGCGCCGCCATCGACAAGCTCATGGCGGACGCGGGCGGCCCCGCCTGGGACGCCGGCGGCTTCGCGGCGCTGCGCGAGCGGGTCCGCGCCGACCTGGTCGACACCGTGGTCGAGGTGATGAACCGGGTCCGGCAGGTGCTCGCCGCCGCGTACGCGGTCGAGCAGCGGCTCGGGGCGACGCGCAACCTGGCCGTGGTGGCCGCGCTGGCCGACATCCGCCAGCAGCTCGGCGGCCTGGTGCACGCCGGCTTCGTCACCGAGGCCGGCTACGCGCGCCTACCCGACCTGCTGCGCTACCTGACCGCGATCGAGCGCCGGATGGAGCGGCTGCCCGGCAACCCGCAGCGGGACAAACAGCAACAGGACCGGATCGCCGTGGTGCAGAAGGAGTACCAGGACATGCTCGCGGCGCTGCCCCCGGCCCGGCGCGGCTCGACGGCCGCGCGGCAGATCCGCTGGATGATCGAGGAGCTGCGGGTGAACGTCTTCGCCCAGGCCCTCGGCACCCCCTACCCCGTCTCGGAACAGCGCATCTACCGCGCCATGGACGACGCCGAAGCCCGCTGACCCCGCTCCCCCGCTCCCCCGCCCGCCCGCCCGCCCGCTTCGTCGATCTTGCACTTGGTGCCCCCGATACCGGGTCATTCGCACCCTTTGCCGGGTCAGCAAGTGCAAGATCGACGCGGGCAGGGACGCGCGCGCCGGGGCCCCGGGAAGGGGTCAGGTGGTGACGCGGGTGATGAAGGCGGTGAGGTGTGAGCGGGTTCTCTCGACCTTCTCCTCCAGGGTCAGGGACTCGGGTAGGCGGGCGCCGGGGCCGGCGTCCTTGCGGCCCCGCACGTACAGGGAGCAGGCGAGGTCGTCGCAGAGGTAGATGCCCACCGAGTTGCCCTGCTGCCCGGCCTTGCCCGCCTTGCGCGCGACCATCAGGCTCACGCCGCCGACCGGGTTGGTCAGGCACACCGAGCACATGGTGCGGCGTTGCCGCCCGGGCCCGGGGCTCGGGCGACGCAGGGCGAGGGCGACCGGGCGGCCGTCCGGGACGGCGACGAGGTAGGCGCGGTCGAGCGCCTGCGGATCTCGCCAGCCGAGGAAGTCGAGGTCGTCCCAGGGGCGGGTGCCGAGGTCGCGCGGGACGTGCAGTCGCTTCGCCTCGCCCTTGGTGCAGTTCACGAAGGCGGCACGGATCTCGGGTTCGGTCAACGGGGTCATACAACCGAGGGTAATTTTCCTAAAGGTATTAGGCAAAGGCATAATGAGTCGTGGTGAGAGGAGACTCATGGCCCGTGCGGGACTCAATCGAGGGCGACTGATCCAGGCCGGGGCGGAGCTGGCCGACGAGGTCGGCTTCGACCAGGTGACCGTCTCGGCGCTGGCCAGACGGTTCGGCGTCACGGTCGCCAGCCTCTACTCGCACGTGCGCAACTCGCACGACCTGCGGGTCGGGATCGCGCTGCTCGCGCTGGGTGAACTCGCCGACGAGGCCACCGACGCGCTCGCCGGGCGGGCCGGCAAGGAGGCGCTGACCGCCTTCGCGAACGTCTACCGCGACTACGCCCACCGACATCCGGGCCGCTGGACCGCGGCCCAGCTCCGGCTCGATCCGGAGACCGCCGCCGGCAGCGCCGGCTTCC
Encoded here:
- a CDS encoding FBP domain-containing protein, which codes for MTPLTEPEIRAAFVNCTKGEAKRLHVPRDLGTRPWDDLDFLGWRDPQALDRAYLVAVPDGRPVALALRRPSPGPGRQRRTMCSVCLTNPVGGVSLMVARKAGKAGQQGNSVGIYLCDDLACSLYVRGRKDAGPGARLPESLTLEEKVERTRSHLTAFITRVTT
- a CDS encoding TetR/AcrR family transcriptional regulator, with protein sequence MARAGLNRGRLIQAGAELADEVGFDQVTVSALARRFGVTVASLYSHVRNSHDLRVGIALLALGELADEATDALAGRAGKEALTAFANVYRDYAHRHPGRWTAAQLRLDPETAAGSAGFRHSAMMRAILRGYHLPEPDQTHAVRLLGSVFQGFVGLEMGGGFDHSAPAPPESWERVLDAVDALLRTWPTTDAT
- the hrpA gene encoding ATP-dependent RNA helicase HrpA — encoded protein: MQNPAVPAAPETARDLHRRLTPLMFRDQRRLQRRLDGVRRLRDPQRREAALAEIATEVTRAEARLQARRAAVPTITYPPQLPVSERRDDIAAAIRDHQVVIVAGETGSGKTTQLPKICLELGRGVTGLIGHTQPRRLAARTVADRIADELGTELGDVVGYKVRFTDQVGDNSLVKLMTDGILLAELQTDRMLRQYDTLIIDEAHERSLNIDFILGYLRQLLPRRPDLKVVITSATIETDRFAKHFADADGNPAPVVEVSGRTYPVEVRYRPLVEVTEAEEDEADEENVRDQIQAIGDAVEELAAEGPGDILVFLSGEREIRDTADALGKLVQSKRSLLGTEILPLYARLSTAEQHRVFAAHSNRRVVLATNVAETSLTVPGIKYVVDPGTARISRYSSRLKVQRLPIEPVSQASANQRKGRCGRTSDGICIRLYDESDFDSRPEFTDPEILRTNLASVILQMTSIGLGDVAAFPFIDPPDRRNVTDGVNLLHELGALDPAETDPAKRLTPLGRRLAQLPVDPRLARMVIEGERNGCATEVVVIAAALSIQDPRERPADKQAQADQAHARFADKESDFVAYLNLWRHLREKQRELSSSAFRRMCKAEYLNYLRVREWQDIVSQLRQVLRTSDKGEGRRGAGADLPEEIDTPKVHQSLLPGLLSHLGLKDAQKHEYLGARGAKFAIFPGSALFKKPPRWVMAAELVETSRLWGRVAGRVEPEWVGPLAQHLVKRSYSEPHWEKKQAAVMAYEKVTLYGIPLVTSRKVNFGRIDPVLSRELFIRHALVEGDWQTHHQFWRDNQKLLTEIEELENRARRRDILVDDETIFAFYDQRIPADVVSGRHFDSWWKKTRREQPDLLTFTRDLLVNDGRGGVDEEDYPDEWRADGVTLPLTYTFDPTAPTDGVTVDIPLPLLNQVPAESFDWQVPGLREELVIALIRSLPKPVRRNFVPVPDYARAALAAITPGEEPLLAALTRQLRRMTGVTVPPDAWDLSRLPAHLRVTFRVLGEDDKPVAEGKDLPALQRELRPKVRQVVAAAAPDVARSGLTGWTIGTLPRTVEQVRAGFAVTAYPALVDEGATVGVKVFDSAGEQEAAHWAGTRRLLRLTLPSPAKFLQGRLSNEAKLALSRNPHGGVPALIEDATGAAIDKLMADAGGPAWDAGGFAALRERVRADLVDTVVEVMNRVRQVLAAAYAVEQRLGATRNLAVVAALADIRQQLGGLVHAGFVTEAGYARLPDLLRYLTAIERRMERLPGNPQRDKQQQDRIAVVQKEYQDMLAALPPARRGSTAARQIRWMIEELRVNVFAQALGTPYPVSEQRIYRAMDDAEAR